TAAAAAAACAAATGATATTCAAATATCATTTAATATTAATTATTTAATTGATGTTATTAATATATTAGAAAGTAATTTTATTAAATTATCTTTTATTGATAGTATTTCTAGTATTAAAATAGAAGATAATTATGATAAAAATAAAATTTACTTAATTATGCCAATGAAAATATAAATTTTATTTAATTTTAAAAAAAATGAGAGTTAAATTTGATAAATAAATATTATGATTCTTCAAGTATTCAAATCTTAAAAGGATTAGATGCTGTTAAAAAAAGACCAGGAATGTATATTGGCAATACTGATGATGGTACAGGATTACATCATATGGTATTTGAAGTTATAGATAATTCAATAGATGAATCTTTGTCTGGTTTTTGTAAAAATATACAAGTAATTATACATAAGGATAATTCTGTTTCTATTATTGATGATGGGAGAGGTATACCTACAGATATACATAAAGAAGCTCAAATATCAGCTGCTGAAGTTATTATGACTATATTACATTCAGGTAGTAAATTTAATAATAAATTTTATAAATTATCAGGAGGTTTACATGGAGTAGGAATTTCTGTGGTAAATGCTTTATCAAAAAAATTAGAATTAATTATTAAAAAAAATGGAAAATTATATAAACAATTATATTATTATGGAATACCTCAAGAAAAATTAAAAATTATTGGTATTAGTAATACTACCGGAACACATATTAGATTTTGGCCTGATTATAATATTTTTACTACAGTTCAAAAATTTAATTATCAAATTCTATCTAATAGACTAAAAGAATTATCTTTTTTAAATTCAGGATTAATTATTTCAATTATTGATGATAAAAGAAATAAAAAAGATATTTTTCAATATAAGGGAGGTATAAAAGAATATATAAAATATTTAAATAAAGATATTAATTTGATTAATCAAAAAATTTTTTATTGTTATACCAAAAATAATAATATTAATATAGAAATTGCTATGCAGTGGAATAATTCATTCAATGAAGAAATATATTGTTTTACTAATAATATACCTCAAAAAAATGGAGGTACTCATTTATCCGGATTAAAATCAGCTATAACAAAAACAATAAAACTTTATATAGACAAAGAAGGATATAATAAAAAAAAGAATATTAATTTAAAAGGAGAAGATACTAGAGAAGGTTTAATTGCAATTATATCAATAAAAATTTTAAATCCAAAATTTTCTTCTCAAACTAAAGAAAAATTAATATCATCAGAAGTAAAATCATTAGTAGAATGTTATGTAAATAAACAATTAATGTTTTTTTTATTAGAAAATCCAAGTGATGCTAAAAATATTGTAGAAAAAATTATTAGCATAGCTAAAATAAGAGATATTGCTAGAAAAACCAAAAATATAATAAAAAATCAAAACATAAATAACATATCAAGATTACCAGGAAAATTATCTGATTGTCAAGAAAATAATCCTGAATTATCTGAAATTTATTTAGTAGAGGGAGATTCAGCAGGAGGATCAGCTAAACAAGGTAGAAATAGAAAAACACAAGCAATTTTACCTTTAAAAGGTAAAATTCTTAATGTAGAAAAAGCTAAATTTAGTAAAATTATTACTTCGCAAGAAATAATAACTTTAGTTACAGCATTAGGTGTTAATTTAGAAAAATATCATTTAGATAATTTAAGATATCATAATATCATTATAATGACAGATGCAGATGTAGATGGGGCACATATTCGTACTTTATTATTAACATTTTTTTATCGTCAAATACCTAATATTATTGAAAAAGGTTATATATATATAGCACAACCTCCACTTTATAGAATTAAAAAAGGTAATAAAAAATTTTATATTAGAAACAATGAAGAAATGGAAACATTTATACTAAATTCAGCTATAGAAAAAGCTGTTTTTTATTTTAAAAAATCTGAAGAAAAATTAATTGATAAAAAATTAATGATATTAATTAATGAATATTATTCTATAAAAAAAATTATAAAAAATTCTCAATATAATATTGATAGTAAAATATTACATGCACTATTGTATAATACAAAATTAAATCAATCAAATAATTATAATGTAGATATATGGTTAAATAATTTACTTTTGTTTTTAAATAAAAATTATATAAATATGAAATTTTCAGGTAAGATAAACAAAAATATTGATAAAAATATTTTTGAATTAGTAATTTATGAAAATAAATATGAAAATATAAATAAATATTTATTAAATAATGATTTTTTTATAAGTAATGAATACAATAAAATATGTTTATTAGGAAATAAATTATGTTCTTTACAAAAAAAAGGTATTTTTTATGTAAAAAAAGGAGAAAAAAATAAAAATATTAATTCTTTTGAAGAAGGAATGGAATGGTTGTTAAAAGAATCTAAAAAAAGTCTTTCTATACAAAGATATAAGGGATTAGGTGAAATGAATCCAAGTCAATTATGGGAAACTACTATGAATCCTTTAACTCGTAATATGTTAAAAGTAACAATTCAAGATGCAATTTCAGCTGATCAATTATTTTCAACTTTAATGGGTGATGAGGTTGAACCCAGAAAATTATTTATAAAAGAAAATGCTTTAAAAGCATTAAATATCGATTTTTAAATATAAAATTAAATTGAATGTATGAAGTATAAATTAATAAATAATACTTAAATATATAAAAATCAGTAATCATTTAAATCTATAGATTTAAATTTTTCTTCTATATTATTTTTTTCATAATTATTTATAATTTCTTTATTAATTAAACCTTGTTCAATTTCGCGTAATGCTAAAATAGTTGTTTTATCATTTTTTTCTGATAATAATGGAATTTTACCTCTTATTTGTATTTGTCTTGCTCTTTTAGCAGCTAAAATAACTAAATCAAACCTGTTACCTATTTTTTTAACAGCTTTTTCTACTGTAACTCTAGCCATAATATATTATCTTCCTTACAAAAAATTAACT
The Enterobacteriaceae endosymbiont of Donacia crassipes DNA segment above includes these coding regions:
- the gyrB gene encoding DNA topoisomerase (ATP-hydrolyzing) subunit B → MNKYYDSSSIQILKGLDAVKKRPGMYIGNTDDGTGLHHMVFEVIDNSIDESLSGFCKNIQVIIHKDNSVSIIDDGRGIPTDIHKEAQISAAEVIMTILHSGSKFNNKFYKLSGGLHGVGISVVNALSKKLELIIKKNGKLYKQLYYYGIPQEKLKIIGISNTTGTHIRFWPDYNIFTTVQKFNYQILSNRLKELSFLNSGLIISIIDDKRNKKDIFQYKGGIKEYIKYLNKDINLINQKIFYCYTKNNNINIEIAMQWNNSFNEEIYCFTNNIPQKNGGTHLSGLKSAITKTIKLYIDKEGYNKKKNINLKGEDTREGLIAIISIKILNPKFSSQTKEKLISSEVKSLVECYVNKQLMFFLLENPSDAKNIVEKIISIAKIRDIARKTKNIIKNQNINNISRLPGKLSDCQENNPELSEIYLVEGDSAGGSAKQGRNRKTQAILPLKGKILNVEKAKFSKIITSQEIITLVTALGVNLEKYHLDNLRYHNIIIMTDADVDGAHIRTLLLTFFYRQIPNIIEKGYIYIAQPPLYRIKKGNKKFYIRNNEEMETFILNSAIEKAVFYFKKSEEKLIDKKLMILINEYYSIKKIIKNSQYNIDSKILHALLYNTKLNQSNNYNVDIWLNNLLLFLNKNYINMKFSGKINKNIDKNIFELVIYENKYENINKYLLNNDFFISNEYNKICLLGNKLCSLQKKGIFYVKKGEKNKNINSFEEGMEWLLKESKKSLSIQRYKGLGEMNPSQLWETTMNPLTRNMLKVTIQDAISADQLFSTLMGDEVEPRKLFIKENALKALNIDF
- the rpoZ gene encoding DNA-directed RNA polymerase subunit omega; the protein is MARVTVEKAVKKIGNRFDLVILAAKRARQIQIRGKIPLLSEKNDKTTILALREIEQGLINKEIINNYEKNNIEEKFKSIDLNDY